The stretch of DNA GGGTGATTAAACTGCCTCCAACAAAAAAATAATCTATTTTCGACACAACACTTTTTTCAATGATTTCAGGAAGGTGTTCTGTTTTATCCGGATCAATCAATACCGCAAGTTGTCGTGAGGTGCTTTTCTTTTTTTGCTCTATATGTTGAAATACATTCATTGCTATAAAAATAACCTTAGATGGTATAGGTTAGTATATGATTGTCGAAGAAATGATACGCAAGCCTTTCTGTACCTTCAACACCTTTGTTTTTTATTTGAACTTCAAGATTTCGAAGATCGTTATTTATTGATCGAATCGTTTGACAGCTCGCAAAGAATGTAGTATCCTCACCTGTTTTTTTAAATACGGCCTCTTTTGCGCTCCAGATCAAGGTTGCTGTTTCAAGATCGCTGGTGTTATGCATTTCCCGTTCATCCGAATTAATAAATCGGTTTGTGATTTTAAAAATGCGTTCATTTTTTTCTTCCAGATCTATTCCCGTTGGGATTTCGGGGTGATAATACACAGCAGCGAAGTGGGAGGTATGGCTGATGGAAATGTATCCGGATTCAAGGACCGGCTTCCCTTTGGAATCATAACTTATTTTCAGGGATGGGTTTATCCAGTGAACCAATTGCCGAATTGCCAACCATTGTTTACGTCGGCCGGGAAATTTTATGGCATCCAAATCGGCAATGATTTCCTCCGAAAGCCCCGATTTTAGTGCTTCTTCGTCTTCAGTAATGGCCCATACGAGGATCAGTGCTTCAGGATTTGGTATTATTTTTGAATGGATTGGCATATTAAATTAAGAGAATGCTAAAATAATTTTTTTAATTTAGTCAGTTCAAAAACTACTTTTAAGTCAATTATGCGTTATTTCATCCGCCTTGCGCTTCTGCTATTTTCAATGCACTCATTGGGTTTGCATGCTCAGGTGCTCTATCCTATTTCAGTTAATCATAAAGACGGTTATATCGATAAGTCCGGCAAAGTAGTTGTTGAAGCCAACTACGATAAGGCTCAGCCTTTTAACGGAGGTATGGGGCGTGTTCAAATGGCAGGAAAAACTGGTTATGTGAATGGTTCCGGTAAATTGGTTATAGATGCCAAATACGATAAGGGAACTGATTTTAATGAAGGTTTGGCTGCGGTTAGCCTGGCTGGAAAATGGTCCTTTATCGATGATAAGGGTACTGTAAAATTTGAGGTTAATTGCAGCAATGCTTATGCCTTTTCAGATGGACTT from Flavobacteriales bacterium encodes:
- a CDS encoding 4'-phosphopantetheinyl transferase superfamily protein, producing MPIHSKIIPNPEALILVWAITEDEEALKSGLSEEIIADLDAIKFPGRRKQWLAIRQLVHWINPSLKISYDSKGKPVLESGYISISHTSHFAAVYYHPEIPTGIDLEEKNERIFKITNRFINSDEREMHNTSDLETATLIWSAKEAVFKKTGEDTTFFASCQTIRSINNDLRNLEVQIKNKGVEGTERLAYHFFDNHILTYTI